The Solidesulfovibrio fructosivorans JJ] DNA segment CCTGGACACGGCCCGCCGGGCCCGACTGGTCACGGTCACGACCGGGCGGCTGGCGGAGGTCTTCGCCGCCATCAATCCCCGGGTGGCGGTCGTGCCCAACTTTCTGCCGAACGCGCTGTGGCGGCCGGTCACCCCGCCGAACCGGCCGGTTGTCGCCGTGGGCCTTGCGGCAACGGCCTCCCACGGACCGGACATCGCCCCCCTGCTGCCGGTTTTGGCCGCCCTCGCCCGGGAACTCGCCGGAAAGCTCCGATTCGTCTTTTTCGGCTGCGCCCCGGACGCCGCCCGCTTTCCCGGCGCGACCGCAGTGCCCTTCGATCCAGACTACGCGGCCTACGCGAACCGTTTGGCGCGCCTTGGCTGCGGCATCGGGCTCGCCCCGCTTGCCGACACGGCGTTTAACCGGGCCAAAAGTCCGATCAAGTGGATGGAATACGCCCTATGCGGCATGGCCGGGATTTTCACCGACCTGCCACCCTATCGCGATGTGGTGGAACAGGAGCGGACCGGCCTGCTCGTCGGCCCGGACCCGGCCGACTGGGGCGAGGCCGTGCGCCGGCTGGCCCTCGATGCGACCTTGCGCGGGACCCTGGCCGCCAATGCCCGGGAAGCCGTCATGGCCCGGCACATGCTGGCCGACCATGCCGAAGCCTTCAAGCGCGCCTGGACCCGGGCCGTCACGGAGACGCCATGACTTCCCTGCCGGACTGGCTTGCGGCGGAACTTCCCGCCCCCTTTGAAGACATGCTGCTGGCCGGAACCGCCGGCCGCGACCATCTGCTTCGCGCCGCCGCCATGGCCGAAGTCGCGGCGGACCAGGTCCAGGGCACGGCGCGGGAAGCGTGGGCCCACCGTCGCCTGGGACTTCTGGCGTCGGCCTTCGAAGAGGACAGCCTGCACGGCCCGACGGCCGCCGCCCTGACTGGAGCCCTCTCCGACGCCGCCGCCTCGGCCGTACGAGCCGATCCGGCCTTTGCCGTTCTGCTCGAAACCCTGGCCCGGACCTTTCGCATCCCGGAAAACACGGCCTATTACCAGCGCCTTGTCGCCGCCGGCGATGCCCGGCGCATCGAAGCCTATCTGGAAAACGAATGCCGGGGCCGCCATGGCCTTTTCTGGCTGCACGTGGCCTTGCGGCGCGACATTTTATCCCGGAATTTCGACCGGGGACTGGCGCATATCGCCTTGGCGCTGCCCGAAGCGCTTGCGCCGCTTGCCGATAAGCTGCGGGCCGATCTCGCCCTGCTCGCCGGTCGGCCGGGCGAGGCGCTCGCCCTTTACGAACGCTCCCTGGCCATGGCTCCCCGGCCGCTCGGGCGCTTCCGGGCCGGACTCGCCGCCCGGGCGGCCGGCGAGGACGCGGCGGCCAGGGCCCATTTCGCGGCGACCCTTGCGGCCATGCCCGAGCACGTTTCCGCCGCCCTGGCCCTGTACGATCTGGTGGCGGGTCGGGACAAGGCGAGCGCCGCCCTCCCGCCGTCCGTGGCCATCGCGCTTTACACCTACAACAAGGGCGCCGACCTGGATGCCACCCTGGCCTCGCTTTTCGCCTCGGCCCTCGGCCAGGCCCGGGTGACCGTGCTCGACAACGCCTCCGCCGACGCCACCCCCGACGTGCTCGCGGCCTGGGTGGACAGGGTCGGGACCGGGCGGCTCGCGACCATCCGATTGCCCGTCAATATCGGCGCGCCCGCCGCCCGCAACTGGCTGGCCGCCGTCCCTCGCGTCGGGGAAGCGGATTTCGTCGCCTACCTCGACGACGACGTGGATCTGCCGGCGGACTGGCTGCCGCGGCTCTTCGCCGCCATGCGGGCCTATCCCGAGGCCGGCGTCTGGGGCTGCCGGGTGGCCGACACGGGCAATCCGGCCGTGGCCCAGGGCGTCGGGGCCATGCTCGTGCCGGGAAAAACGTGTGGCGACGCGCCTTCCCTCCCCTGGCTGGGAACCGCCCATGCCGAAAGCTTCGACTTCGGAGCCTTTACCCATCTGCGCCCCTGCCTTTCGGTCATGGGCTGCTGCCATCTTTTTCGCGGCGAGAGGCTGCGCGCGGCCGGCGGCTTCGACATCCGCTACTCGCCATCCCAG contains these protein-coding regions:
- a CDS encoding glycosyltransferase, translated to MTSLPDWLAAELPAPFEDMLLAGTAGRDHLLRAAAMAEVAADQVQGTAREAWAHRRLGLLASAFEEDSLHGPTAAALTGALSDAAASAVRADPAFAVLLETLARTFRIPENTAYYQRLVAAGDARRIEAYLENECRGRHGLFWLHVALRRDILSRNFDRGLAHIALALPEALAPLADKLRADLALLAGRPGEALALYERSLAMAPRPLGRFRAGLAARAAGEDAAARAHFAATLAAMPEHVSAALALYDLVAGRDKASAALPPSVAIALYTYNKGADLDATLASLFASALGQARVTVLDNASADATPDVLAAWVDRVGTGRLATIRLPVNIGAPAARNWLAAVPRVGEADFVAYLDDDVDLPADWLPRLFAAMRAYPEAGVWGCRVADTGNPAVAQGVGAMLVPGKTCGDAPSLPWLGTAHAESFDFGAFTHLRPCLSVMGCCHLFRGERLRAAGGFDIRYSPSQYDDVDHDLRLALSGRPPVYQGHLVVGHRRPAPVFAPPKPDQQAGGEANLHKLLAKHRDRFTELGDGMRRCAREDLIAKWGELTDTAESDEA
- a CDS encoding glycosyltransferase family protein; protein product: MMPSGKAAMSLTIAAYSFDDPASACAKLRLYDPAAALASAVRLLPGAIPDGPGHHLRLDILPQADAILIQRYFPSPDTAGVLETLFASGKPVVYDTDDDWTALGAEHPFAPDMAKRLPHILDTARRARLVTVTTGRLAEVFAAINPRVAVVPNFLPNALWRPVTPPNRPVVAVGLAATASHGPDIAPLLPVLAALARELAGKLRFVFFGCAPDAARFPGATAVPFDPDYAAYANRLARLGCGIGLAPLADTAFNRAKSPIKWMEYALCGMAGIFTDLPPYRDVVEQERTGLLVGPDPADWGEAVRRLALDATLRGTLAANAREAVMARHMLADHAEAFKRAWTRAVTETP